From the Cohaesibacter sp. ES.047 genome, the window GGCAACGATCTGCTTGACACCAATCTCGCGATAGGACCGGATGACGTCGTTCACTTCTTCCTTGGTCGCCCCGACGCACGTCAGATGCGCGGCTGTCGGAATGCCCGCTTCCTTGATGATCCGCTCGACCGTGGCATGGGTACGCTCACGGGTAGAGCCGCCCGCTCCATAGGTCACGGATACGAATTCGGGTGCCAACGGCGCAAGGCGCTGAACACTCTCCCACAGCATGGCTTCCATCTTTGGACTCTTTGGGGGAAAGAACTCAAAGGAGATTTTCAGCTTGTCGGCGGACCGGCTACGGCGACCGCTTCGTTCAGCATTGGGAGTCATCGTGTCTCTTTCGTCTATTACTTCAGACCCTGCTTCGCTCGAACAGCGAGCAAAGGATCAAATGGTCGAAACCCAATCGGTCAACAAGCCGAAAGCGGTATAATAAATCGTGTCAGCTCTTGCGACCGGCTTCACTCGTTTTGCGCGCCACCCAGATCGTCACCGTCAAATGCGCCGAATAGGCTTCATCGGGTTTCATCTCGGCCTTGAGATCACGCGCCAGTTCAACCGTGAAACCGGCCTGCTCCATCCAGCGGCGCATGACGTCATGGGAGAAGCCCAACCGTCGGTGCGCGTGATCCTTTCGCAAGAATTCATGATCATGAGGGGCAAAATCGACAACCAGAATGCGCCCGTCCGGCACCATAACATTGGCCGCCTCGAACAGGGCTGCGGATGGATCGTCGAGATAATGCAGCACCTGATGCAGGGTCACCAGATCAAACCGCCGATCAAGCGAGGCAAGATCCAGAATATCACCCTGCTGGACATGCAGATGGCCATGATTGGGGCCATCGAGCCGCGAACGGGCAATCGCCAGCATCGACCGGTTGACGTCAATTCCCAGTCCCTGACGGCACAACCCCGCAAGAAGCGACAGAATGCTCCCCGTTCCGGTGCCCAGATCCAGCAGGCGCTCGACCGGCTGATCTCCAAGAGCGGAAATGATGGCTTGGTCCACGGCACTTTCGGGCGCATGCAGCTCGCGCAATTCGTCCCAATGCTCCGCATTGAGCTGGAAATAGTCGGCTGCCTGCTGGACATTGGTTGCCTTGATCTGATGGAGGCGCTCCAGATCCCTGCGGATCATAACATCGCCCCGATCCAGCAGCTTGAGCGAGGCCGAAAGAAGATTGCTCTTGGCCTCATCCTGCGTCAGGCAGTAATAAACCCAAGCCCCTTCGGGCAGGCGTTCAACCAGCCCGGCCTCATAGAGTAGCTTCAGATGGCGCGAAATGCGCGGCTGGCTCTGATTGAGAATAGCCGTCAAATCCTTGACCGACAAATCCCCCTCGGCCAGCAACGCAAGCAGGCGCAACCGCGTCGTCTCACCACTGGCCTTCAACAGTCCAACCATTTCTTCAAGTGCTAACATTGACTACCCTCAAACATATAAAGATATCTTTATACGATGAGAATTAGCCAATCAAGACCATTCTTGCCACAGCTCACAAGGCAATGACAAAAGTCCCTAACAAATTCGTACCCCAATCAAACAAAGCCGGCCAGAGACTGGCAGGGCTTTGCGATAGGCAATCGCTCATTCCAAAACCTGACAGAGACTGAGCGCGGCCAATCCTGCGACCTGGCCTCTTGATGAACGCCAAAAACAGGACCCACTGGGATTTGGCGTATCTGGTCACCGTCTCGGAGCAGGAACAAGGCGTTGATCCCTTTTGCCCGTGCGACAGGCGGCCCTGCACATAGAGGCGCTGTTGCGCGCGCGAGAAGGCTGCCTTCAAGGAATGCAGAAACCCTGACTTGTGCCAATCACCCAACTCCTGACGATAGAGAAAGTCAGACTGCGGATGCCTGACCCCGATCTTGTGTCTGGCCCCGATCTTGTGTCTGGCCCCGATCTTGTGTCTGGCCCCGATCTTGTGTCTGACACCCTATCCGTTGCTCAGACGATTGGTTTATAGATCACCGTTGCTATGTCACCGCTTTTTCCAATGGTCACGCCGGCGGGAAAGTGTGAGGGGCGTCAAAAGCTGCTCGGCAGGCGAAAGCGCAAGGTCGCGATAACGTCGCTCTCGGCATTGGCAAAGGCTGCCCGCAAATAGGCCTGCTGGTTGGCGCCAAAACCGGTGCCGGGCAACATCAGGATGCCATGGTCACCTGCGAGCCTTTGGGTAATCTGCATCGCGTCCTCAGCACCAAACGGGTGTTTGAGATAGGCAAAATAGGCACCGATCGATGCAATCTCCCAGCCGTCAACCGAAGCGATCGCAGCCTTGAAGGCTTCTCGGCGCAAGGCGATCTCGGCTCTGTTGTCCACTCTCCACTCACCGAGCGTTTCGATGGCCTTGGCGACCGCATGCTGGGCAGGCCTTGGAGCACAAATCTGCAGATTGTCCATTACCTTGAGCAATTGCTCCATCAGCGTCCCGCCGCACAGCACGGCACCGACCCGGTGGCCCGGAATGCAAAAGACCTTGGAGAAGCTGTAGAGATGCACAAAATGGCTCTCCCAGTCAGGTTTACTGAATAGGGCGTGCGGGCGGCCTGCTCCCTGATCGAGAAAGTCCCGATAGGTCTCATCTACCACCAGATAAGCGCCCGCATCCCGGCAAATCTCATAAGCAGCCTCAAGGAAGGTCGAAGGATAGACCGCGCCCGTCGGATTGTTCGGTGTGACGATATAAACGGCACGGGTCTTTTTCGTCATGGCCTCTTTGAGGGCTTCGGCGTTCGGCACAAAACCATCTTCCGCCAAGGCATCGACAAAGCGCACCGTAATGCCAAGCATATCGAGTGTCATTTCGTGGTTGAAATAGAAAGGACGAACAATAAGAACCTCGTCGCCGGGTCTGGTTAACGCCAAAGCCGTGATGAAAAAGGCCTGATTGCCACCAGCCGTGATTTGCACATTCTTGGCCTCAACCTTGCTGCCATAGGCGGTTGAGACGTCCCGAGCGAGCGCTTCGCGCAAACCCAATTCGCCCTGAATGGCCCCATAACCGGCAAGACTGGCGCTGCCCGCGGCCTCTGAGAGCCATCCCAGCAAGTCGGGATGGGGCAGATAGCCGGGCACCGCCTGCGATAGATCGATTGAGGGGCCCTTTCCTCCATCATAGCGGCTAAGGCAAGCTTGAACCTTCGGGATGGGCGGCGGAGACAGGCGGGCAACCAGTGGATTGATCCCGGCGGGAGAGGAAGTTTCAGACATCTGTTCTCTTTTCAAAACCAATTGCGGATGGCAGCCTTACGGAAGCACTTTCCCCGGATTAAGGAGGTTATTCGGATCCAGCGTTGTCTTCAAATTCTGCATCAGCGCAAGCTCCAATGGGCTGCGCGAATGGCCCAACCATGGCCTTTTCAGTGCGCCAATACCATGCTCGGCCGATATGCTGCCGCGATAGGATCTGGCAAGGTCATAGATGATTTTCTCGATCGCCGTGTGGCCCGCGGGCGAGGACATCGGGACCGAGGCCATGATATGCAGATTGCCATCGGCAGCATGACCGAAAAAGACGGCCCTCACCTGCGGGTAGGCTTCGTTCAGAGCGGTGCGGCAAGCCTGTGCAAAGGGGCCGAGGGAATGGATGGGAAGCGAAATGTCAAAGCTTTCATGCTCACCGAGCACAGGCTCGATCTCTGCACTGGCGTCGCGAATGGCCCACAGCCTTTCGGTCTCGCTCAGCGATTTGGCTAGCACCGCGTCCTCGACAATCCCGGCCTCAAAGCAGTCCGAGAGATAGGCCTCAAGAACGGCCCCGCAGCCAGCCTCCTCAGGGCCGCTCGCCTCGATGAGGAAATAAAAGTCGTGAGGGTCGGGAAAGGGATCGCTGCAGCCGGTCACATTCTGAGTGACCATCGACCAATAGTCGGGCCACATGACTTCAAAGGTGGAAAGGCGCGGGCCCAGTTTTCGCCGCGCCCGGACGAAGGCCTGCATGGCACTGTCAAAGTCTCTGGTCGCAACCATTGCCAGTTCGGACCAGCCCGGCTTTGGCTGCAGCGCCAGAACCACGCGGGTGACGACCCCGAGGCTCCCTTCCGATCCGATGAAAAGCTGCTTGAGATCAAATCCGGCATTGTTCTTGAGCATGGGGGAGAGGTCATCAAGAATGGAGCCGTCGGCCAGCACCACTTCCAGCCCCAACACGGATTGGCGTGTCATGCCATAGCGCAAGACGCGTGTGCCCCCGGCATTGGTGGCAACAGTGCCGCCGATGGTACAGCTGCCTCGGGCACCAAAGTCAACGGGGCACAAAAGGCCGCTCTTTTCAGCGGCCTGCTGCAGTGCTTGAAGCGGCACGCCAGCCTCAATTGTGGCGGTCATGGCGACCGGGTCAATGGAGAGGATCTTGTTCATCCTCTCAAGCGACAGCGCCACAGAACCGGGCGACGGGATCGCCCCACCACACAAACCCGTAAGTCCGCCCTGCACAGTGATGGCGACGGACTGTTCAGCGCAGAGCTTGACGGCTTCGGCCAGCTCTTCGGTTGTCTGAGGGCGCAGCACTGCAAGAGGCTTTGCACCCGCCATCACACTGGCGTCGCCATGATTACGCGATGGCACACTCGCACCAGACATAAAACCGGATGGCCCGAGCAGTGCGGCGAGTGCCGACTTCAGCGTCTGAGGCAATACGTTGCCCGGTATGTCACCCTGTTTGTCGCGCGGTGTGTTGCGCATGGCTTCCCTTTCAGATCCGTCAAAGTCCGTCCAAGTGTTCAGGCATTGATCGACGAACTGAAGACCATAAGGCTGAGAATCTCGAACAGAATTTGCGCTCCCGCTTGGGCGGTGTTGGTGTTGGCATCATATTGAGGCGCCACTTCCACGACATCGCCTCCCACGAGGTTAACGCCTTTGAGACCGCGCAGCAGCTCAAGCGCTTCTCGGGTCGTCAGACCGCCGATTTCCGGTGTCCCGGTTCCCGGAGCATAGGACGGATCAAGGCTATCGATATCAAATGAGAGGTAGGTGGGGCCATCGCCGACAATTTCGAGCGCTTTGGCAATGACAGCCGGAATGCCCATGGCCGAGATCTCCTCGGCATGGATGACGGTCATGCCTGACTCATAGCTGAACTCCCAGAGATACTCGGACGAGCCACGAATGCCGATCTGGATTGTGCGTTCGGGATCAAGCACTCCATCGAGCACCGCATTACGAAAAGGGCCACCATGGTGGAATTTGGTTTGATCAAAGGGGCCACCGGTGTCGCAATGGGCATCGATATGGATCATGCCAACCGGTTCCTTCTTGCCAACCCCACGCAAGATCGGATGGCTGATTGAATGATCGCCGCCAACCGAAAGCGGTGCTACACCCTGCTCTACGATTTTGGCGATGAAGGCCTCGATATTGTCATGGCTCTGTTCCAGCCGAAAGCGGCTTTCAATGGGAACATCGCCAATGTCAGCAACCCTGAGATCCTGTGTCGGCACACAGTCGAGCACGTGATTGTAAGGGCCGATTCGTTCGATATGGCGCAAGGCGCGGGGTCCAAAGCGGGAGCCGGGACGGTTGGTGACGCCAAGATCCATTGGCACGCCCAGCATGGCCACTTGCAGATCGCCAAGGTCGAACGCTTCACCGGGCTGCAGAGACGGAGCGGAGCAGAAGGTCTGCATCCCGGCATAGGGTGCGATGCGCGTGCCGTTCTTGGCGAAGATCTTGTCGGCCACACGGGCAAAGCGCGGGTTGAACATATCGGACGCAGCAGCGTCGGCAAACTTTTGACGCAAGGCGTCCAACTTGTCAGAGGACCAGCTCATGGTCTTTTCTCCCAAAAGTGCGAAAGCGGAAAGCGAGTGTCTGGATGATCGCGTTCAGACCCCTTCGCTGGCGCGGACCGCCTCGTAATGCATCAACTCCAGAATCTCCCGCTTGTAGGCCATGAAATCCGGGGAGGTCAGCGTGCCCATGCCGCGCGGACGCTCGATGTCGATGGACATGGATTTCTTGATCCGGCCCGGGCGGGCCGTCATCACATGCACCTCGTCGCCAAGCAGAATGGCCTCGTCGATATCATGGGTGATGAACAGAACCGTCTTGCGGTGTTCTTGCCAGATGTCGAGCAGAAGCTCCTGCATCAACTGACGCGTCTGGCTGTCGAGCGCGCCGAAAGGCTCGTCCATCAAAAGGATGCGCGGATTGTTGGCCAGGGCACGGGCGAGAGCGACACGCTGGCGCATGCCGCCCGAAAGCTCCTTGGGATAGGAATCCGCAAAGCCCGACAATTGCACGGCTTGAATGAGGCCGTCGGCAATGTCCTTGCATTCTGCCTTTGGCAGCTTCTGGAGCGTCGGGCCGAACATGATGTTCTCGCGCACAGATAGCCACGGATAGAGCGTATAGCTCTGGAACACCATACCCCGGTCGGCGGAGGGACCATCGATCACTTCATCGTCGAGCAGCAATTCGCCCGAGCTCGGTTCTTCGAGGCCGGCAACCAGACGCAAGAGCGTGGACTTGCCGCATCCCGAAGGTCCGACGATCACGGAAAATGTATTGTGCGGAACGGTCAGAGAAACATTCTTCAGGGCCGTAACGGGCGGTTTGTGCTTGGGGTGAAACACCACGCCGACATTGCTAATAGCAAGCAAACTCATTGGAAAATTTCCTTAAAAATCAGCGGACCAAGGCATCAAACGCTGGCGCAGCATTTTGAAAATGAAATCGGTGATCAGGCCAAGAATACCAATGGTGAAGACACCGAGCAGAATGACGTCGGTGAACAGGCCGCGCATGGCGTTGAGGATCATGTAGCCAAGCCCGCTGTCGGCGGCCACCAGTTCGGCAACCACCAGATACGTCCAAGCCCATCCCATTGTCACGCGCAGGTTATCCATCACGCCGGGCATGCAGGCCGGCAACAAAATCCGCCAGATCACCTGTCGACGGTTGGCGCCCAGTGTGTAGGCGCTGTCAATCAGATCCTTGCTGACCCGCGAGGATACATCCGAAATCAGGATCAACTGCTGGAAGAATGTGCCAAGGAAGATCACCATGATCTTCTGCCCCATGCCGATCCCGATCCACAGAATGAGCAACGGAATGAGGGCTGAGACGGGGATATAGCGCATGAAACCGGTGATCGGCTCGAAAAAGGCCTGAACCGCGCGGAATGACCCCATCAGGATTCCAATGGGAACCGCGAAGATGGACGCGAGGATGAAGCCCGACAGGATCACTGATAAAGAGGCGCCCATATGTTCGAACAAAGACAGGTTCGAAATGCGTTTGATGGCCGCCGCGACAACCTGCCCCGGCGTCGCCAGAAAATCCCTTGGCGTAAAGCCGCCATAAGTGAGCAGGCACCATAAGCCCAGAACGGTCAGAACGGATAGCACGCCAAGCGAGATATAAATGCTGCGTGGAATGTCGACCTTGGGCGACAAAATTGACTTGGTACGCATGATGCCTGCTCCAGTTTTGTTATCGTTACTTGTTGATGACGCCGCTGGCGATCATCGAAGCAGGATCAACCTCTGCGGTGAACAGACCGGCTTCCTTGCCGAGTTCCGCAGCTGCCTTTATGGTTTTCATGATGCCGTCTGCATTTGCAGGATCCATGAAGCTTTCGTTTTTCGCGCTGTCGTAATAGACGATGCCCGCGCGGGTTTCGGCAAAGACCTCAGCATCTTCAAGCCAGCCGCCGACGCCTTTTGCCATGATCTTGTCGGCCGCTTCCGGGTTGGCCTGTTGCCACGCGACAGCTTTGGACCATGCGCGATAGAGCGCCTTGAAGTCGTCGCCCCGCTTGGCATAGGCCTCTTTGGTGGTCACCATGATGTCGGTAATGAGGCCCGGCGTGCTGCTGCTGTCGACGAGAATCTTGCCATGGTCGGCCTGCTTACCGCGGGTCAGCCAAGGCTCCCAGGTCACGGCGGCATCAACCTGACCGGCGACAAAAGCTGCACCAGCATCACCTGCGGTCATGTTGAGGCTTTCAACGTCAGAGACCTTGAGCCCGACATCCTTGAGCAGCGCACCAAGGAAGAACTGCGATACGGAGCCTTCGGTATAGGCGACCTTCTTGCCTTTGAGATCGGCAACCGAGGCAATGTCCTTGTTGGCCACGATACCATCGCCGCCGCTGCTGTCATCAACGGCAAACAGATAGGTCAGCGGATGTGCTTCGGTGGTGAAGCCAAGCA encodes:
- a CDS encoding metalloregulator ArsR/SmtB family transcription factor, which codes for MLALEEMVGLLKASGETTRLRLLALLAEGDLSVKDLTAILNQSQPRISRHLKLLYEAGLVERLPEGAWVYYCLTQDEAKSNLLSASLKLLDRGDVMIRRDLERLHQIKATNVQQAADYFQLNAEHWDELRELHAPESAVDQAIISALGDQPVERLLDLGTGTGSILSLLAGLCRQGLGIDVNRSMLAIARSRLDGPNHGHLHVQQGDILDLASLDRRFDLVTLHQVLHYLDDPSAALFEAANVMVPDGRILVVDFAPHDHEFLRKDHAHRRLGFSHDVMRRWMEQAGFTVELARDLKAEMKPDEAYSAHLTVTIWVARKTSEAGRKS
- a CDS encoding aminotransferase, producing MSETSSPAGINPLVARLSPPPIPKVQACLSRYDGGKGPSIDLSQAVPGYLPHPDLLGWLSEAAGSASLAGYGAIQGELGLREALARDVSTAYGSKVEAKNVQITAGGNQAFFITALALTRPGDEVLIVRPFYFNHEMTLDMLGITVRFVDALAEDGFVPNAEALKEAMTKKTRAVYIVTPNNPTGAVYPSTFLEAAYEICRDAGAYLVVDETYRDFLDQGAGRPHALFSKPDWESHFVHLYSFSKVFCIPGHRVGAVLCGGTLMEQLLKVMDNLQICAPRPAQHAVAKAIETLGEWRVDNRAEIALRREAFKAAIASVDGWEIASIGAYFAYLKHPFGAEDAMQITQRLAGDHGILMLPGTGFGANQQAYLRAAFANAESDVIATLRFRLPSSF
- a CDS encoding FAD-binding oxidoreductase; this encodes MRNTPRDKQGDIPGNVLPQTLKSALAALLGPSGFMSGASVPSRNHGDASVMAGAKPLAVLRPQTTEELAEAVKLCAEQSVAITVQGGLTGLCGGAIPSPGSVALSLERMNKILSIDPVAMTATIEAGVPLQALQQAAEKSGLLCPVDFGARGSCTIGGTVATNAGGTRVLRYGMTRQSVLGLEVVLADGSILDDLSPMLKNNAGFDLKQLFIGSEGSLGVVTRVVLALQPKPGWSELAMVATRDFDSAMQAFVRARRKLGPRLSTFEVMWPDYWSMVTQNVTGCSDPFPDPHDFYFLIEASGPEEAGCGAVLEAYLSDCFEAGIVEDAVLAKSLSETERLWAIRDASAEIEPVLGEHESFDISLPIHSLGPFAQACRTALNEAYPQVRAVFFGHAADGNLHIMASVPMSSPAGHTAIEKIIYDLARSYRGSISAEHGIGALKRPWLGHSRSPLELALMQNLKTTLDPNNLLNPGKVLP
- the speB gene encoding agmatinase, producing MSWSSDKLDALRQKFADAAASDMFNPRFARVADKIFAKNGTRIAPYAGMQTFCSAPSLQPGEAFDLGDLQVAMLGVPMDLGVTNRPGSRFGPRALRHIERIGPYNHVLDCVPTQDLRVADIGDVPIESRFRLEQSHDNIEAFIAKIVEQGVAPLSVGGDHSISHPILRGVGKKEPVGMIHIDAHCDTGGPFDQTKFHHGGPFRNAVLDGVLDPERTIQIGIRGSSEYLWEFSYESGMTVIHAEEISAMGIPAVIAKALEIVGDGPTYLSFDIDSLDPSYAPGTGTPEIGGLTTREALELLRGLKGVNLVGGDVVEVAPQYDANTNTAQAGAQILFEILSLMVFSSSINA
- a CDS encoding ABC transporter ATP-binding protein: MSLLAISNVGVVFHPKHKPPVTALKNVSLTVPHNTFSVIVGPSGCGKSTLLRLVAGLEEPSSGELLLDDEVIDGPSADRGMVFQSYTLYPWLSVRENIMFGPTLQKLPKAECKDIADGLIQAVQLSGFADSYPKELSGGMRQRVALARALANNPRILLMDEPFGALDSQTRQLMQELLLDIWQEHRKTVLFITHDIDEAILLGDEVHVMTARPGRIKKSMSIDIERPRGMGTLTSPDFMAYKREILELMHYEAVRASEGV
- a CDS encoding ABC transporter permease — encoded protein: MRTKSILSPKVDIPRSIYISLGVLSVLTVLGLWCLLTYGGFTPRDFLATPGQVVAAAIKRISNLSLFEHMGASLSVILSGFILASIFAVPIGILMGSFRAVQAFFEPITGFMRYIPVSALIPLLILWIGIGMGQKIMVIFLGTFFQQLILISDVSSRVSKDLIDSAYTLGANRRQVIWRILLPACMPGVMDNLRVTMGWAWTYLVVAELVAADSGLGYMILNAMRGLFTDVILLGVFTIGILGLITDFIFKMLRQRLMPWSADF
- a CDS encoding ABC transporter substrate-binding protein, producing MKKLSTKLCVAAAAAIISATSYSSAFAEDLTIGFSTWVGYGPLYIAQEEGFFEDEGLDVDLVKMEDVKTRMPALSAGRIDVAATTVDTVLGFTTEAHPLTYLFAVDDSSGGDGIVANKDIASVADLKGKKVAYTEGSVSQFFLGALLKDVGLKVSDVESLNMTAGDAGAAFVAGQVDAAVTWEPWLTRGKQADHGKILVDSSSTPGLITDIMVTTKEAYAKRGDDFKALYRAWSKAVAWQQANPEAADKIMAKGVGGWLEDAEVFAETRAGIVYYDSAKNESFMDPANADGIMKTIKAAAELGKEAGLFTAEVDPASMIASGVINK